Proteins from one Lachnospiraceae bacterium KGMB03038 genomic window:
- a CDS encoding J domain-containing protein, with amino-acid sequence MEGKTYYEILGVSSKATLEEITAAKNRLAKQYHPDVNMKNGIDTTALMQEVLEAYRVLSDTAARADYDRKTAGRPAVMQTYDLHSASASENQEDPAFVTYWKASNALYDIVTESDALFHQKDESSRIAQLAMQALKHIITLREGQIPERYWHPDIMNWLLFAWYKNRNFTTTYLLTLYDEHLKTEIPVVDKLKLKNKSLRYQHSVKRLIKY; translated from the coding sequence CTTGGGGTCTCTTCCAAAGCGACTCTGGAAGAGATCACCGCGGCCAAAAACCGGCTGGCCAAGCAGTACCATCCCGATGTGAATATGAAAAACGGCATCGACACCACGGCTCTTATGCAGGAAGTTCTGGAAGCCTACAGAGTCCTTTCTGATACAGCCGCAAGGGCGGATTACGACCGCAAAACAGCCGGGCGTCCTGCCGTCATGCAGACTTATGATCTGCACAGCGCATCTGCTTCTGAAAATCAGGAGGATCCCGCTTTCGTTACCTACTGGAAAGCTTCCAATGCGCTTTATGATATTGTAACAGAAAGCGATGCCCTCTTTCACCAGAAAGACGAGTCCAGCCGCATAGCCCAGCTTGCCATGCAGGCGCTCAAGCATATCATCACTCTGCGCGAGGGACAGATCCCTGAGCGCTACTGGCATCCGGACATTATGAACTGGCTGCTGTTTGCCTGGTATAAAAATCGGAATTTTACTACCACTTATCTTCTTACACTTTATGACGAACACCTCAAAACCGAAATCCCTGTGGTGGATAAGCTGAAACTAAAAAATAAATCCCTCCGCTATCAGCACTCGGTAAAAAGACTGATCAAATATTAG
- a CDS encoding chorion class high-cysteine HCB protein 13 → MSDLSATNCGCGCDAARRDGGCFGNNSCLWIILLLCCCGGCGNGFGGNGNDSCLWIILLLCCCGGFGGGYNDCGC, encoded by the coding sequence ATGAGCGATTTGAGTGCTACAAACTGTGGTTGCGGATGTGACGCCGCAAGAAGAGACGGCGGATGTTTCGGAAACAACAGCTGCCTGTGGATCATCCTTCTCCTGTGCTGCTGCGGCGGCTGCGGAAACGGCTTTGGCGGAAACGGAAATGACAGCTGCCTGTGGATCATCCTTCTCCTGTGCTGCTGCGGCGGCTTTGGCGGCGGATACAATGACTGCGGCTGCTAA